The window CATCCCGCGTAGAGGTCGCAGGCGTACGCGGCGTTGAGCGGCGCGCCACCCAGGCGTAAGGCGTCTATGCGGAGCAGCGGCGCGTGCTTCAGGTAAAATACCTGGCGGGTGCCGTCGCCTTTTAATTGTTCGCCCTTAACCTGCGTGAAATCGGCGCCGTCCACGTCGCCGAGGCAGACGCCGTTGAAGACGCCCTGGCCGCTGGAGCGCCATCCGGCCGTCGCGCCGAGGCTCGAGCCGGTGTTCCAGAAGATGTAGACCGGGCGGTAGGGGTCGGTCGGGCTGCGGCCCTCGTTGGAGGTCGCGGCGTCCACGTCGCCGTCGCCGTCGATGTCGCCCAGTGATGAACCGGTGGCCCAGGCCGGCTGCGACGACGACCAGTCGGGGGAAGTGTTGGGGCCGCCCGTTTTTCCGTAATAGACGGAGTTCGGTTGGTACGACGCGCCGCCGTTGGCGGCGAACACGTCCGGCACGCCGTCGCCGTTAACGTCGCCGGTGTCGAGTTCGGCGGTGTGGCGCTCGAGCGCCGAGGTCCACCCGGGCGAGCTCCCCAGGTTGCCGCCGTCGTTGTAGAAGACCATGTTGTGGTAATCGGTGATGGGCGGGTACCAGTTGCTGCCGTCGTAGCAGCCGGCGACGAGGTCCAGGTCGCCGTCGTCGTCCACGTCGGCGAAGGCCAGGCCGCCGTAGGCGCGCTCCGCCGTTTCCCACGTCCAGCTCGGCTGCGACTTGAGCGGGATGTCGGCCTGCGCCGCGACGGCGATTAAGGCCAACGCCGTTAAATATCTAAACATATCGTTCACTCCTTTTCGCTTTCCTTAAGGTCGCCGGTAACGACGGACCCCGGCGTAATTTTCACGTTGGGCCAAACGCGGCTCCCGGGCGCCACGCGGGCGCCCGCGCCCACCCGGGCGCCGTCCCCCAGGGCCGCGCCGTCGACGACGGCCTCCGCGCCGACGACCACCCCTTCGCCCAGCGCGCTGCCGGCCACCGCCGCCCCCTCGCCGACTTGCACGCCGTCGAGCAGCAACGACGCCTCGACGACGGCGTTGGCGCCGACCTCGCAACGCGCGCCCAGGGCCGAGCGGCCGCCGACCGTGGCCTCCGGGCTTAAGCGGCAGCCTTCCCCAATTATAGAACTTCCTTCCCCTGCAGGCCAGAGCAAAGTTTGCGCCGATATTAGGTCTTGAGGGGTGGCGATCGGCAGCCACGGCGCTGCGGCCTCGACCACCGCTACGGCTCGAGCCGTGGCGTATTTTTCCAGCGCCGCGGTAAACTCGAGCTCGCCGCGCGGCGACGGCTCGAGCGGGTCGACGTACGCGAATATCTCCTGGTTGACTTTATACAGGCCCGCGTTGACCAGCGCCGCGCCGCCGTCGGCGGGTTTTTCTTTTATGCGGCGCAAGAGGCCGCGCTCGACTTCCAGCACGCCGAAGCGCCCGGAAGAGGCGACCGGCGCGCCCAGTAGCGCGGCGCCGGACGCGGAAGCCACCGCCTTTACGTTTTCCGCGCCGTAGTAGTCGTCGCCGTTGATGACGAGGAAATCGGCCGCGACGGCGTCTCGAGCCGAGGCCACGGCGTCCGCCGTCCCCCGCTGGTCGGCTTGCACCCGGTACTCGAGTTTCAAGCCGGCGTAGCGTTCGCCGAACGTCGCCCGGACCATCTCGGCCCGGTATCCGACGACCAGTATCGCCTCGTCGGCGACGGCCGCGAGGGCCTCCAGCGTGTGGGCCAGCAGCGGCCTGCCCAGCAGCGGCAGCACCGGCTTGGGCCGGGTGAGCGTGAGCGGGTACGTACGCATCGACTTGCCGGCGGCCAGGACGACGGCCTTCATTCGTTCCCCCCTTCGGCTCCGCTAGGGGAGGTCGGGGAAGCTTCGGGCGGCCGGCTTTCGTAGGCGGGAGCGCGGCGCGGGAAGGCCGCCAGCCGCGCGGAGTAGTCGTGCCACTCCAGCCGAGTTAAGATGCCGTCGTGGGTATAGCAGGCGCGCAGGGGGCCCGGCTCGAGTAGATACTCCCGGCACAGTAGCCTTTCGTCCGCCGCGACGACGGGTTTGAAGCCTTGCCATTTGGCGCGGCCCGGGCCGGCGGCGGCCGGAAAACAGAATTCGTACGGCGGCGCGTCGTCCTCGCGTGGTACGGCTACCGCCGCGCCGAGCGCTATGAATTCGGCCAGGCCGGGGTTGCGGGGGGCATCCGGCGATACGCCGCAGATAGGCTCGCACCGGCCTACGCCCCCGACCGCGCGGCCGAAAATTTCGCCGCGGGTGTAGACGACCGCCGGTTCTTTCGCCGTCTTCTCGTACCAGGCGGCGATGCCGCCGGCCGGCGTGCCGGCGCAATATATGGTGTAGAAAAACTCCGCGCCGTTTTTAAGGCCGGGGATTTCCGCGGCTATCGCTCGAGCGTCGGAGCCGTCGACTTCCGGCTCGCCGGCCACCGCGAACTTGATTACCGTCGCCGGCTCCTCGGATGCCGCCAACGCGATGCGGAGTTGAGGCATAGGCCGCCCGGGCGCGGCGACCGGCCGGCCGTCCACCTCGAGCCAGTCGTACGACGAAAGCAGGTTGCCGGCGAAGAGCCCCAGGCCGGCGCAGAAGCGGACCGTCTTGCCCGCGGCCCGGTACGACGCCGCCAATCGCTCGAGCTCCCCCGCGCCTTGGATTCCGGGCCACGTTTCTCGCCCGGCGGGCGCGAAGGCCCCGGCGGCCGGCTCGAGCGACGGTTGGAGGTAGGGTTCCAGCGTAAACGTGCCGTCGACGACGTTGCAGGCCGTTACGCCGTCAAACGTCTGGCCGGGGTTCGTGAGGTCCTCGACGCGAGCCGGCCGCGACAGCCGGGCCGTCAACGGCAGGTTCAATCGGACCGCCTTCGGCTTCGGCGGGAGCACGAACGGCAGGTACGCCCAGGAGGGCTTACGGTACAGGAAGGCGCGCGGCCGCGGCCGGCGTCGGGCGCGGCTGACGTTTAAATTGCCGTTCACGTAATTCGAAACCGTGCCCTCGGAGCCGAACGTAACGCGGACGTAGTCGGCGTCGCCGCGGCCGGTCCACGAGCGCCCGTCGCCGCGGCCCCGGTAGCGGGAAACTCGGCCGGTGGCGACGTCGAGGCCCGTAATGGTCGGCGCGCGGCCCCCGTCTCGCGACGTCGCGACGGGAAGCGCGATTCCTTTGAACGTTATGAAGGAGGGGGCTTCGGCGCCGCGGCTTTCGGTTACGTTACCGAATTCGTCGATCAGTTTGAAGTGCCAGGAGCCGCCGCGCCGGTAGTGGAATTCGCCGCCTTCCCAGCGCCCGGCGACGTGGTACGCCGGTTCGCCGGGGCGCCGCGCGGCGACGAGGGCGAGCTCGTCCTCCACGACGCCCGGGCCGTCGGCCCAACGCCGCAGGTGAAGCCGGCACTCGGCCGCGGCGAAGGCGCCCGAGGAATCGCGGCGGGGGCCCAGTTCGTCGCGGCTAATCCAACCGACCACCGCGCCGCGGCTTCGTACGGCGAAGTATTCCGGCGTTTCGCCGCCCGGCGGGGCGCAGCATAAAAAGACGGCCGCGCCGGCCGCCAAAAACGTTGCCGAGGACTTGCAGTTCATCTCGCGAGCGTTGGGGTGCGGTTCTCTGCGGTTAAAGCTTGTGGAGGATAAAAGCCGCGCCGATGATGCCGATTACCGTGAGGACGTTTATCTTTAAAATCAATCCGAAGGTCAGCGCCAGGATGTGCAGGTTAAGGGTGGCGGGGTCGAGGCCGAAGGTAATGCTTTTGAGAAAGAAATTTTTCACGCCGCCTTCCGGGAGGTACGCGCCCAGGAGTTCGCCGACCATCGTACCCAAGAGCGCACCTATGATAACGATTATTAAACCTTTGAGAAGGCTCTTACCTGCGGGCATTTCGTTAGCTCCCTTCCGCGCGCAACGGGGTTCGTTTCCCCCGCTCGGCGCGGTTTAAACCGGCAGGTTGCGTCGTCGGTCCGTTTTACGGTTTGGAAGCCCCCCGCGGTAGTATCGGAACGACAAATCCTACGTCAACCGATAATAGCATAGCCGGGAGGTAGGGGGAAGTTTTTTATCGCGGCGGAGCGGCGTTGCCGGTCTTTTGGGTTTAAATGTAGAGTAAAGGGACATGGTACCCACCAGGATATGGTAAAGTTGAGTTGGATAAAAAGCTCGACTTTCGCCAAAATCCGGAGGTGGCGTACCGATGTCCCGACTAAAGTATAAGGATATATGTGGAGGAGAGCAACGGAAATTTACGTTACGGGTAGATATAGTGCAATACGCGGAGGAGCACGGGGTAAGGAGAACGGCGGGGGCGTACGGGACGACGGCTAAGACGGTGCGGAAGTGGCGGGACCGTTACCGGGAGGAGGGGGTTAAGGGGCTTGAGGACCGTAGCCGGCGGCCGAAGAATAGCCCCGGGCGTACGGCGCGGAAGTTGGAGAAGCTGGTGGTACGGCTGCGGCAGCAGTACCCGACGTGGGGTGGGAGGCGTTTGGTGGAACGGTTCGAGTTGGCGTGTTCGGCGCCGACGGTGTATAGTATACTTAAACGGCACGGGGCCTATAAACCTCGGAAGCGGCGGTGGCGGCAGAAGCGAGACCTTAGAGAGAAGAAGAAGCGGCTGGGATTTTTAGGTAAGGTGCAGTTCGACCTGAAGCACTTAACGGATATAGATGAATATTATCGGCCGCTGAAGGCCTACGAGTTGCCGCGGTACGAGTACACGGCGCGGGATGTGCGGACGGGGATGGTGGTGGTAGGGTTAGCGTACGAGGCGTCTTTGACGAACGCGGTGACGTTCGCGCGGTACGTGGCAGGTCACCTGGAACGATGGGGGGTGAAGGTGCGAGGGACGACGTGGCAGACGGACAACGGGGCGGAGTTCGTGGGTAGCGCCAAGGCGAAAAAGCCCTCGGCGTTCACCGCGGCGGTAAAGAGGTGCGGGGCACGGCACGACCGCATCCCGCCGCGGGCGCCGACGTGGAACTCGGACGTAGAGGCGTTCCACCGTACCGTCCAAGACGAGTTCTATCGCTGCGAGCGCTTCCACGGCCTAGGCGACTTCCTGGCCAAAGCCAACACCTACGTCGCCTACTACAACCTCTTCCGCCGCAACCGCCACCGCGGGAACCTGTCTCCGTTCCAAATCGCCTCCTCCTTGCGGCCCGGCCTCTCCGAGCACCTGTTTACCCCGCCCCCTATTATCCTCGACCTCGTTGAACCCGAAACAGGTGAGTACCACGTCCCTTGTCCGCCCATCTTTTGGGTTTAAAGCTCTTGACTGGCGAGTTTGGCTGTGATAGATTTATTAAAAACAAGGAGGAAGTGCCGGTGCGTACCAGAATCATCGTTTCGTGCTTGGTAATACTCTTCGCGCTAAGCGGCGTCGTGCTAGCGAAGTCTTGGCGCGTTGCGGGCGCTATTGTCCATATGCGCGAGGACGAATACCAAGCGGCGATCAAGCTGTTGGAAGAAGAGGTAGCCGAGTCTCCGGATAGCGCGGAGGCGTGGGCGTATCTCGGCGACGCTAACGCTCACGAGAGTGAGTTTATGGAGGCCGCGGACGCGTGGTCCCGCGCGGAGGATATATACGCCCAGAAGAATAAGAAAAAAGAAATAGGTAAAATACTCCAGAGCCGGGAATTCTTTTGGTCCCAAGCCTTCAACGCCGCGCACAGATACCTCGCCCGGGCGCTTAGTATCGTTAACGACCCCGAATTCGTCTCCGAAGAGGGAGAGACCGTCGCGGGCGATTTGGATAAGGCGGAGGGGGGGTTCATCGCGACGTACCACGTTTTCGAACCCCATCCCAAGACGCTGTTCCTTTTGGGATTAGTTTACGAGGAGAAGGCGACCTATTACGGCGATTTGG is drawn from bacterium and contains these coding sequences:
- a CDS encoding helix-turn-helix domain-containing protein, whose translation is MQYAEEHGVRRTAGAYGTTAKTVRKWRDRYREEGVKGLEDRSRRPKNSPGRTARKLEKLVVRLRQQYPTWGGRRLVERFELACSAPTVYSILKRHGAYKPRKRRWRQKRDLREKKKRLGFLGKVQFDLKHLTDIDEYYRPLKAYELPRYEYTARDVRTGMVVVGLAYEASLTNAVTFARYVAGHLERWGVKVRGTTWQTDNGAEFVGSAKAKKPSAFTAAVKRCGARHDRIPPRAPTWNSDVEAFHRTVQDEFYRCERFHGLGDFLAKANTYVAYYNLFRRNRHRGNLSPFQIASSLRPGLSEHLFTPPPIILDLVEPETGEYHVPCPPIFWV
- a CDS encoding sugar phosphate nucleotidyltransferase translates to MKAVVLAAGKSMRTYPLTLTRPKPVLPLLGRPLLAHTLEALAAVADEAILVVGYRAEMVRATFGERYAGLKLEYRVQADQRGTADAVASARDAVAADFLVINGDDYYGAENVKAVASASGAALLGAPVASSGRFGVLEVERGLLRRIKEKPADGGAALVNAGLYKVNQEIFAYVDPLEPSPRGELEFTAALEKYATARAVAVVEAAAPWLPIATPQDLISAQTLLWPAGEGSSIIGEGCRLSPEATVGGRSALGARCEVGANAVVEASLLLDGVQVGEGAAVAGSALGEGVVVGAEAVVDGAALGDGARVGAGARVAPGSRVWPNVKITPGSVVTGDLKESEKE
- a CDS encoding VCBS repeat-containing protein, coding for MFRYLTALALIAVAAQADIPLKSQPSWTWETAERAYGGLAFADVDDDGDLDLVAGCYDGSNWYPPITDYHNMVFYNDGGNLGSSPGWTSALERHTAELDTGDVNGDGVPDVFAANGGASYQPNSVYYGKTGGPNTSPDWSSSQPAWATGSSLGDIDGDGDVDAATSNEGRSPTDPYRPVYIFWNTGSSLGATAGWRSSGQGVFNGVCLGDVDGADFTQVKGEQLKGDGTRQVFYLKHAPLLRIDALRLGGAPLNAAYACDLYAGWVSFCRPLRQGETAEIDYTYSKKLDLAVAKWSNFDTCVYLNTTGTPNTTPGWTSGNPAKTDRGVIFFDYDRDGDQDLLVAGSNDLLRIYANDNGTLASTPAWTSSGQVRVNEAAIGDFNGDGYQDIVIANHPYRGLSVWENKAGAIDKQPTWQYTGSQEVRAIAIGDVNGDGALDLAAGFSRKPLVVFLNDHTVDVKVTAFRAAPRENGASITWRAEGARLAGFDLLRRGGRGGDGGWTRVNGERIIGRSPYRFEDGNLE
- a CDS encoding DUF4321 domain-containing protein, yielding MPAGKSLLKGLIIVIIGALLGTMVGELLGAYLPEGGVKNFFLKSITFGLDPATLNLHILALTFGLILKINVLTVIGIIGAAFILHKL